A window from Pangasianodon hypophthalmus isolate fPanHyp1 chromosome 4, fPanHyp1.pri, whole genome shotgun sequence encodes these proteins:
- the guk1a gene encoding guanylate kinase isoform X4, translating into MYLRFFSRVSSVMAGPRPVVFSGPSGAGKSTLLKKLLKEFDGVFGFSVSHTTRKPRPGEENGKDYHYVSREDMVAGVAKGEFIESAEFSGNMYGTSKAAVQAVQAQNLICILDIDMQGVKSIKKTNLNPIYVSIQPPSMDVLEKRLRARQTESEESLHKRLQTALVEMKFSKEAGQFDVVIVNDNLDEAYEKLKAALLQEIQKVKNTTKA; encoded by the exons tgatggcAGGACCGAGGCCGGTGGTTTTCAGCGGGCCCTCAGGTGCTGGAAAAAGCACACTACTCAAAAAGCTGCTCAAAGAGTTCGACGGAGTCTTCGGCTTCAGCGTCTCCC ATACGACACGGAAACCTCGTCCAGGAGAGGAGAATGGAaaag ATTATCATTACGTGAGCAGGGAGGACATGGTGGCGGGAGTCGCTAAAGGAGAGTTTATTGAGAGTGCAGAATTCTCAGGGAACATGTATGGAACAAG TAAAGCTGCAGTCCAGGCCGTTCAGGCCCAAAATCTGATTTGCATTTTGGACATCGACATGCAGGGAGTGAAGAGCATCAAGAAAACCAATTTAAACCCCATCTATGTCTCCATCCAACCTCCATCCATGGATGTGctg gagaagAGGTTAAGGGCGAGACAGACTGAGTCTGAGGAGAGTTTACATAAGCGACTCCAGACTGCACTTGTCGAAATGAAGTTCA GTAAAGAAGCGGGTCAGTTTGACGTGGTCATCGTTAACGATAATCTGGATGAAGCGTACGAGAAACTAAAAGCAGCTCTGCTCCAG gaaatccaAAAAGTCAAAAACACCACCAAAGCCTGA
- the guk1a gene encoding guanylate kinase isoform X3, translating to MAGPRPVVFSGPSGAGKSTLLKKLLKEFDGVFGFSVSHTTRKPRPGEENGKGIYTHTHTHKHKTHTHIHTQCVTVCVTLCVTDYHYVSREDMVAGVAKGEFIESAEFSGNMYGTSKAAVQAVQAQNLICILDIDMQGVKSIKKTNLNPIYVSIQPPSMDVLEKRLRARQTESEESLHKRLQTALVEMKFSKEAGQFDVVIVNDNLDEAYEKLKAALLQEIQKVKNTTKA from the exons atggcAGGACCGAGGCCGGTGGTTTTCAGCGGGCCCTCAGGTGCTGGAAAAAGCACACTACTCAAAAAGCTGCTCAAAGAGTTCGACGGAGTCTTCGGCTTCAGCGTCTCCC ATACGACACGGAAACCTCGTCCAGGAGAGGAGAATGGAaaaggtatatacacacacacacacacacacaaacacaaaacacacacacacatacacacacagtgtgtaacagtgtgtgttacgTTATGTGTTACAGATTATCATTACGTGAGCAGGGAGGACATGGTGGCGGGAGTCGCTAAAGGAGAGTTTATTGAGAGTGCAGAATTCTCAGGGAACATGTATGGAACAAG TAAAGCTGCAGTCCAGGCCGTTCAGGCCCAAAATCTGATTTGCATTTTGGACATCGACATGCAGGGAGTGAAGAGCATCAAGAAAACCAATTTAAACCCCATCTATGTCTCCATCCAACCTCCATCCATGGATGTGctg gagaagAGGTTAAGGGCGAGACAGACTGAGTCTGAGGAGAGTTTACATAAGCGACTCCAGACTGCACTTGTCGAAATGAAGTTCA GTAAAGAAGCGGGTCAGTTTGACGTGGTCATCGTTAACGATAATCTGGATGAAGCGTACGAGAAACTAAAAGCAGCTCTGCTCCAG gaaatccaAAAAGTCAAAAACACCACCAAAGCCTGA
- the guk1a gene encoding guanylate kinase isoform X2: MREDLKETVMAGPRPVVFSGPSGAGKSTLLKKLLKEFDGVFGFSVSHTTRKPRPGEENGKGIYTHTHTHKHKTHTHIHTQCVTVCVTLCVTDYHYVSREDMVAGVAKGEFIESAEFSGNMYGTSKAAVQAVQAQNLICILDIDMQGVKSIKKTNLNPIYVSIQPPSMDVLEKRLRARQTESEESLHKRLQTALVEMKFSKEAGQFDVVIVNDNLDEAYEKLKAALLQEIQKVKNTTKA; encoded by the exons tgatggcAGGACCGAGGCCGGTGGTTTTCAGCGGGCCCTCAGGTGCTGGAAAAAGCACACTACTCAAAAAGCTGCTCAAAGAGTTCGACGGAGTCTTCGGCTTCAGCGTCTCCC ATACGACACGGAAACCTCGTCCAGGAGAGGAGAATGGAaaaggtatatacacacacacacacacacacaaacacaaaacacacacacacatacacacacagtgtgtaacagtgtgtgttacgTTATGTGTTACAGATTATCATTACGTGAGCAGGGAGGACATGGTGGCGGGAGTCGCTAAAGGAGAGTTTATTGAGAGTGCAGAATTCTCAGGGAACATGTATGGAACAAG TAAAGCTGCAGTCCAGGCCGTTCAGGCCCAAAATCTGATTTGCATTTTGGACATCGACATGCAGGGAGTGAAGAGCATCAAGAAAACCAATTTAAACCCCATCTATGTCTCCATCCAACCTCCATCCATGGATGTGctg gagaagAGGTTAAGGGCGAGACAGACTGAGTCTGAGGAGAGTTTACATAAGCGACTCCAGACTGCACTTGTCGAAATGAAGTTCA GTAAAGAAGCGGGTCAGTTTGACGTGGTCATCGTTAACGATAATCTGGATGAAGCGTACGAGAAACTAAAAGCAGCTCTGCTCCAG gaaatccaAAAAGTCAAAAACACCACCAAAGCCTGA
- the guk1a gene encoding guanylate kinase isoform X1: MYLRFFSRVSSVMAGPRPVVFSGPSGAGKSTLLKKLLKEFDGVFGFSVSHTTRKPRPGEENGKGIYTHTHTHKHKTHTHIHTQCVTVCVTLCVTDYHYVSREDMVAGVAKGEFIESAEFSGNMYGTSKAAVQAVQAQNLICILDIDMQGVKSIKKTNLNPIYVSIQPPSMDVLEKRLRARQTESEESLHKRLQTALVEMKFSKEAGQFDVVIVNDNLDEAYEKLKAALLQEIQKVKNTTKA, translated from the exons tgatggcAGGACCGAGGCCGGTGGTTTTCAGCGGGCCCTCAGGTGCTGGAAAAAGCACACTACTCAAAAAGCTGCTCAAAGAGTTCGACGGAGTCTTCGGCTTCAGCGTCTCCC ATACGACACGGAAACCTCGTCCAGGAGAGGAGAATGGAaaaggtatatacacacacacacacacacacaaacacaaaacacacacacacatacacacacagtgtgtaacagtgtgtgttacgTTATGTGTTACAGATTATCATTACGTGAGCAGGGAGGACATGGTGGCGGGAGTCGCTAAAGGAGAGTTTATTGAGAGTGCAGAATTCTCAGGGAACATGTATGGAACAAG TAAAGCTGCAGTCCAGGCCGTTCAGGCCCAAAATCTGATTTGCATTTTGGACATCGACATGCAGGGAGTGAAGAGCATCAAGAAAACCAATTTAAACCCCATCTATGTCTCCATCCAACCTCCATCCATGGATGTGctg gagaagAGGTTAAGGGCGAGACAGACTGAGTCTGAGGAGAGTTTACATAAGCGACTCCAGACTGCACTTGTCGAAATGAAGTTCA GTAAAGAAGCGGGTCAGTTTGACGTGGTCATCGTTAACGATAATCTGGATGAAGCGTACGAGAAACTAAAAGCAGCTCTGCTCCAG gaaatccaAAAAGTCAAAAACACCACCAAAGCCTGA